DNA sequence from the Chloroflexota bacterium genome:
CGAAACCATTCTCTACGATTTCATTTATCGCAGTCGTTCCCCCGAAGACATTGTGGCACAATATCCATCGCTGACCCTTGAACAAGTTCACGCGACGATTACCTACTATTTGCATAACAAAGAGCAAGTCACGGCTTATCTTGCCAACTGGCTTGAGACCACAAATCGTCGGTGGGAAGAACAGAATCGCAATCCATCGCCGGCGATACAGAGGTTGCGCCGCATTGCTGCCGAGCGTCAAGCCGCGTCCATTCAAAAACCATGACCAGAGGTCACCTCGGTGAGAAAATATCTTCTGGACGAGAATGTAGGCGAGAACCTACGCAAGGGCTTGCACACGCGCCATACTGATATTGTTGTATGGCGAATGGGTGAGCCAAGTGTTCCGCCGATAGGAACGCTTGACCC
Encoded proteins:
- a CDS encoding DUF433 domain-containing protein gives rise to the protein MELEEYFNFLAPDDIRVKGTRVGIETILYDFIYRSRSPEDIVAQYPSLTLEQVHATITYYLHNKEQVTAYLANWLETTNRRWEEQNRNPSPAIQRLRRIAAERQAASIQKP